A genomic window from Pseudomonas marvdashtae includes:
- the livM gene encoding high-affinity branched-chain amino acid ABC transporter permease LivM, which produces MSAANKPLDIKKSVIDAILAGLISLIVFGPIVGVVLDGYSFNLQPARVGWLVAIVMVGRFALSLFLQTPKGLKILQGFESTGSGVHVLPPDYKSRLRWIIPALIVIAIVFPFFANKYILTVVILGLIYVLLGLGLNIVVGLAGLLDLGYVAFYAIGAYGLALGYQYLGLGFWTVLPLAAIAAAMAGCILGFPVLRMHGDYLAIVTLGFGEIIRLVLNNWLSFTGGPNGMPVPSPTFFGLEFGRRAKEGGVPFHEFFGIDYNPNIKFLFIYIVLFITVLLVLYIKHRLTRMPVGRAWEALREDEIACRSMGLNHVLVKLSAFTIGASTAGLAGVFFASYQGFVNPSSFTFFESALILAIVVLGGMGSTVGVVIAAFVLTVAPELLRSFSEYRVLLFGVLMVLMMIWRPRGLIRISRTGVTPRKGVAP; this is translated from the coding sequence ATGTCTGCTGCCAATAAACCGCTTGATATCAAAAAGAGCGTCATCGACGCGATCCTGGCCGGCCTGATCTCGCTGATCGTGTTCGGACCGATCGTCGGCGTGGTGCTCGACGGCTACAGCTTCAATCTGCAACCGGCCCGCGTCGGCTGGCTGGTGGCGATCGTGATGGTCGGGCGCTTCGCCCTGAGCCTGTTCCTGCAAACCCCCAAGGGACTGAAGATTCTCCAGGGTTTCGAGAGCACCGGCTCCGGCGTGCACGTGTTGCCGCCAGACTACAAGTCGCGCCTGCGCTGGATCATCCCCGCGCTGATCGTGATTGCCATCGTGTTTCCGTTCTTCGCCAACAAATACATCCTCACGGTGGTTATCCTCGGGCTGATCTACGTGCTGTTGGGCCTGGGCCTGAACATCGTGGTCGGCCTGGCGGGGCTGCTCGACCTTGGTTACGTGGCGTTCTATGCCATCGGTGCCTATGGCCTGGCCCTGGGCTATCAATACCTCGGACTGGGTTTCTGGACCGTATTGCCGCTGGCGGCCATCGCGGCGGCGATGGCGGGCTGCATATTGGGATTCCCGGTGTTACGAATGCACGGTGACTACCTGGCCATCGTGACCCTGGGTTTTGGCGAGATCATCCGGCTGGTGCTGAATAACTGGCTGTCGTTCACGGGTGGGCCGAATGGCATGCCGGTGCCGTCGCCAACCTTTTTCGGCCTGGAGTTTGGTCGAAGGGCGAAGGAAGGCGGGGTGCCTTTCCATGAGTTCTTCGGCATCGACTACAACCCCAACATCAAATTCCTGTTCATTTACATCGTACTGTTCATCACGGTGCTGCTGGTGCTCTACATCAAGCATCGCCTGACCCGCATGCCGGTCGGTCGCGCCTGGGAAGCCCTGCGCGAAGACGAAATCGCCTGCCGTTCCATGGGCCTGAACCACGTGCTGGTCAAGCTTTCGGCGTTCACCATCGGTGCGTCGACCGCTGGCCTCGCAGGTGTGTTCTTCGCCAGCTACCAGGGCTTCGTCAACCCGTCATCGTTCACCTTCTTCGAGTCGGCGCTGATCCTGGCGATCGTCGTGCTGGGCGGCATGGGCTCGACCGTGGGCGTGGTGATAGCCGCCTTCGTGCTCACCGTGGCACCGGAGCTGCTGCGCAGTTTCTCCGAGTACCGTGTGTTGCTGTTTGGCGTGTTGATGGTGTTGATGATGATCTGGCGCCCGCGTGGCCTGATTCGTATCAGCCGTACCGGTGTGACGCCGCGCAAGGGGGTAGCGCCATGA
- a CDS encoding ABC transporter ATP-binding protein, with amino-acid sequence MSEVVLKVENLMMQFGGIKALSDVSLQVKRNSIFALIGPNGAGKTTVFNCLTGFYKASGGKIELSVRGEQTDVIKLLGEAFRPTDFVSPRSFASRLYYKMFGGTHLVNRAGLARTFQNIRLFKEMSVLENLLVAQHMWVNRSLVAGILNTKGYRKAESDALDHAFYWLEVVDLVDCANRLAGELSYGQQRRLEIARAMCTRPQIICLDEPAAGLNPQETEALSAMIRLLRDEHDLTVVLIEHDMGMVMSISDHIVVLDHGNVIAEGGPEAIRNDPKVIAAYLGADEEELV; translated from the coding sequence ATGAGCGAAGTCGTACTCAAAGTTGAAAACCTGATGATGCAGTTCGGCGGCATCAAGGCCCTCAGCGACGTCAGCCTGCAGGTCAAGCGCAACTCGATCTTTGCCCTGATCGGCCCCAACGGTGCGGGCAAGACCACGGTGTTCAACTGCCTGACCGGTTTCTACAAGGCTTCGGGCGGCAAGATCGAGCTCAGCGTGCGCGGCGAGCAGACCGACGTCATCAAGCTGTTGGGCGAAGCGTTTCGCCCAACCGACTTTGTCTCGCCAAGATCCTTCGCCAGCCGGCTTTACTACAAGATGTTCGGCGGCACCCATCTGGTGAATCGCGCGGGCCTGGCGCGTACGTTCCAGAACATTCGGCTCTTCAAGGAAATGTCGGTGCTGGAAAACCTGCTGGTGGCCCAGCACATGTGGGTCAACCGCAGCCTGGTGGCGGGCATCCTCAACACCAAAGGCTACCGCAAGGCTGAAAGCGACGCCCTGGACCATGCGTTCTATTGGCTGGAAGTGGTCGACCTGGTGGACTGCGCCAACCGCCTGGCCGGGGAGCTTTCCTACGGTCAGCAACGCCGTCTGGAAATCGCCCGGGCGATGTGCACCCGTCCGCAGATCATCTGCCTCGACGAACCAGCCGCTGGCCTCAACCCTCAGGAAACCGAAGCGCTGAGCGCGATGATCCGGCTGCTGCGCGACGAGCACGATCTGACCGTGGTGCTGATCGAACACGACATGGGCATGGTAATGAGCATTTCCGACCACATCGTGGTGCTGGACCACGGCAACGTGATCGCCGAGGGCGGTCCCGAGGCGATTCGCAACGATCCGAAGGTGATCGCGGCTTACCTGGGTGCCGATGAAGAGGAATTGGTATGA
- a CDS encoding ABC transporter ATP-binding protein → MSGPILELKELDVFYGPIQALKKVSMHIGEGETVSLIGSNGAGKSTLLMSIFGQPRAAGGQIIYQGVDITQKSSHYIASNGIAQSPEGRRVFPDMTVEENLLMGTIPIGDKYASEDMQRMFELFPRLKERRNQRAMTMSGGEQQMLAIARALMSRPKLLLLDEPSLGLAPIVVKQIFATLRELASTGMTIFLVEQNANHALKLSDRAYVMVNGEIRLTGTGKELLANEEVRNAYLGGH, encoded by the coding sequence ATGAGTGGACCTATCCTCGAACTCAAGGAGCTGGATGTGTTCTACGGGCCGATCCAGGCCCTGAAGAAAGTCTCCATGCACATTGGTGAAGGCGAAACCGTGAGCCTGATCGGCTCCAACGGGGCCGGCAAGTCCACGCTGCTGATGTCAATCTTCGGCCAGCCGCGGGCGGCGGGCGGGCAGATCATCTACCAGGGCGTGGACATCACCCAGAAGTCGTCGCACTACATTGCGTCCAACGGCATCGCGCAGTCACCGGAAGGCCGCCGGGTATTCCCCGACATGACCGTCGAGGAAAACCTGCTGATGGGCACCATCCCTATCGGTGACAAATACGCCAGCGAAGACATGCAGCGCATGTTCGAGCTGTTCCCGCGCCTCAAGGAACGGCGCAACCAGCGGGCCATGACCATGTCCGGCGGCGAGCAGCAAATGCTCGCCATCGCCCGGGCATTGATGAGTCGGCCCAAGTTGTTGCTGCTCGATGAGCCGAGCCTGGGGCTGGCGCCGATCGTGGTGAAACAGATCTTCGCGACTCTGCGTGAACTGGCCTCCACGGGCATGACCATCTTCCTTGTGGAGCAAAACGCTAACCACGCCCTCAAGCTGTCTGACCGGGCCTATGTGATGGTCAACGGCGAAATCCGCCTGACCGGCACTGGCAAGGAACTGCTCGCCAACGAGGAAGTGCGCAACGCGTATCTGGGCGGGCATTGA
- a CDS encoding SDR family oxidoreductase codes for MSDTLFITGATSGFGEACARRFAEAGWKLVLTGRREERLDALCAELSKQTEVHGLVLDVRDRKAMEDAIANLPPSFAKLRGLINNAGLALGVDPAPKCDLDDWDTMVDTNVKGLIYSTRLLLPRLIAHGRGAGIVNLGSIAGSYPYPGSHVYGASKAFVKQFSLNLRCDLQGTGVRVSNIEPGLCESEFSLVRFGGDQERYNATYAGAEPIQPQDIADTIFWVLNTPAHININSLELMPVSQTWAGFAIERNKA; via the coding sequence ATGTCTGACACCCTGTTTATCACCGGCGCGACGTCCGGTTTTGGTGAAGCCTGTGCCCGTCGTTTTGCCGAGGCGGGTTGGAAACTGGTGCTGACCGGTCGTCGTGAAGAACGCCTTGATGCACTCTGCGCCGAGCTATCGAAGCAGACCGAAGTCCACGGCCTGGTCCTGGACGTGCGTGATCGCAAGGCCATGGAAGACGCCATCGCCAACCTGCCGCCGTCCTTCGCCAAATTGCGCGGGTTGATCAACAACGCCGGCCTGGCCCTGGGTGTCGATCCCGCGCCCAAGTGCGACCTCGATGATTGGGACACCATGGTCGACACCAACGTGAAAGGCCTGATCTACAGCACGCGCCTGTTGCTGCCGCGCCTGATCGCCCATGGCCGTGGCGCCGGGATCGTAAACCTGGGCTCCATTGCCGGCAGCTACCCGTACCCAGGCAGCCACGTGTACGGTGCGAGCAAGGCGTTCGTCAAACAGTTCTCCCTGAACCTGCGCTGCGACCTGCAAGGTACGGGCGTGCGGGTGAGCAACATCGAGCCGGGTTTGTGTGAAAGCGAGTTTTCCCTGGTGCGCTTTGGCGGCGATCAGGAACGCTACAACGCGACCTATGCCGGTGCCGAGCCGATCCAGCCGCAGGATATCGCCGATACGATTTTCTGGGTGCTCAACACCCCGGCGCACATCAACATCAACAGCCTTGAGTTGATGCCGGTGAGCCAGACCTGGGCCGGTTTCGCCATCGAGCGCAACAAGGCCTGA
- a CDS encoding AGE family epimerase/isomerase, with the protein MPDASRPAHQPELTALFTTVHRHFHDVIVPMWQGPGWNAELALPYESLDSQHTPLPPQRYRAMACARQLYVFASLIGEVPDAVERAAALFRSLQRHFHDAEHGGWFYSIDPQGAPLDTGKDLYTHAFILFACAHYWSKVREPLVESTLNAALEVITRRFATDDGLYEANLGRDWSTCQSGPLQNPLMHLAEAFLAILSVRDDANVRQALRSLCDGMFKYFVDPQRQVMMEKPLKAVDNWYEPGHQFEWYFLLASSPLLRGGKLHTAVERSFSHTEQQGVDQQSGAVCAMLALEPQALARDATQRIWAQAEYLRALTLRPGSEGTLLRQLQAFEQHFLSPEGWNECLDAGGNISRRDMPSTTPYHLLTCYRGLADYLA; encoded by the coding sequence ATGCCTGATGCTTCCCGCCCTGCTCACCAGCCTGAATTGACTGCCCTGTTCACCACGGTGCATAGGCATTTTCACGACGTGATTGTGCCCATGTGGCAAGGCCCGGGCTGGAATGCCGAGTTGGCATTGCCCTACGAATCCCTCGATTCCCAGCACACGCCGCTGCCGCCGCAACGTTACCGGGCCATGGCCTGTGCACGACAGTTGTATGTGTTCGCCAGCCTGATCGGAGAAGTACCGGATGCCGTAGAGCGGGCCGCTGCGTTGTTCCGCTCGCTGCAACGGCATTTCCACGATGCCGAACATGGCGGCTGGTTCTACAGCATCGATCCGCAGGGTGCGCCGCTGGATACCGGCAAGGATCTCTACACCCACGCCTTCATCCTCTTCGCCTGCGCTCACTACTGGAGCAAGGTTCGCGAGCCGTTGGTGGAGTCCACGCTGAATGCGGCGCTGGAAGTGATCACGCGACGCTTCGCCACCGACGACGGCCTTTACGAAGCCAACCTTGGGCGGGATTGGTCGACTTGCCAATCCGGCCCGTTGCAGAACCCGTTGATGCATTTGGCAGAAGCGTTTCTCGCGATCCTTTCGGTTCGCGACGATGCCAATGTGCGCCAGGCGTTGCGGAGCCTTTGCGACGGCATGTTCAAATACTTCGTTGACCCGCAACGGCAGGTCATGATGGAGAAGCCACTCAAGGCTGTGGATAACTGGTACGAACCGGGCCACCAGTTTGAATGGTATTTCCTGTTGGCCTCATCGCCCTTGCTGCGCGGGGGAAAACTGCACACAGCCGTGGAGCGCAGCTTCAGCCATACCGAGCAACAGGGCGTAGACCAGCAGTCTGGCGCAGTGTGCGCCATGCTGGCGTTGGAACCACAGGCGCTCGCGCGTGACGCCACCCAACGCATCTGGGCCCAGGCGGAATACCTGCGTGCGCTGACCTTGCGTCCAGGAAGCGAAGGGACGTTGCTGCGTCAATTACAGGCGTTTGAGCAACATTTCTTGAGCCCGGAAGGCTGGAACGAATGCCTCGACGCCGGTGGCAACATCAGCCGCCGGGACATGCCGTCCACCACGCCATATCACCTGCTGACCTGCTATCGCGGGCTGGCTGATTACCTGGCTTGA
- a CDS encoding HupE/UreJ family protein yields the protein MTFKRTLAALALLLSPALAFAHPGHGDNGLIAGLGHPIGGLDHLLAMLAVGLWAAQQQGAARWALPCTFVGTMLLGGLLGFEGLDLPALESAIAASVLALGLAVALAVRPPLSLAVAATALFALFHGVAHGLELPYMSSPWAYAIGFVAATAALHGAGFALVRVLPRAAAPLVRLAGAASAAAGVWLLAG from the coding sequence ATGACGTTCAAACGCACCCTCGCCGCCCTCGCTTTGCTGCTAAGCCCCGCACTGGCATTCGCCCACCCAGGCCACGGCGATAACGGCCTGATCGCCGGGCTGGGCCACCCCATCGGCGGGCTCGATCATTTGCTGGCGATGCTGGCGGTGGGCTTGTGGGCAGCGCAACAACAAGGCGCGGCGCGCTGGGCGCTGCCGTGCACGTTCGTCGGCACAATGTTGCTCGGCGGCCTGCTGGGCTTCGAGGGCCTGGATCTGCCGGCGCTGGAAAGCGCGATTGCGGCGTCTGTATTGGCCCTGGGCCTGGCGGTGGCGCTGGCGGTGCGTCCGCCACTGAGTCTGGCAGTGGCAGCGACGGCATTGTTCGCGCTGTTCCACGGCGTGGCCCATGGCCTGGAGCTACCTTACATGTCGAGTCCGTGGGCTTATGCGATCGGTTTCGTCGCGGCAACGGCGGCACTGCATGGCGCGGGTTTCGCCTTGGTGCGGGTATTGCCACGGGCGGCCGCGCCCTTGGTGCGCTTGGCTGGAGCGGCGTCGGCGGCGGCTGGGGTTTGGTTGTTGGCAGGCTGA
- the ureG gene encoding urease accessory protein UreG: MNTQPLRVGIGGPVGSGKTALTLALCLALRDRYNLAVVTNDIYTREDADFLVRNEALAPERIIGVETGGCPHTAIREDASINLEAVDQLNRRFPGLDLILVESGGDNLSATFSPELSDLTIYVIDVSAGDKLPRKGGPGICKSDLLVINKIDLAPLVGASLELMNSDTQRMRNGKPFVFSNQKTGQGLEDIIAFIERQGLLTAA, encoded by the coding sequence ATGAACACACAACCCCTTCGCGTTGGCATTGGCGGCCCAGTGGGCTCCGGCAAAACCGCCCTGACCCTGGCCCTCTGCCTGGCCTTGCGCGATCGCTACAACCTGGCGGTCGTCACCAACGACATCTATACCCGCGAGGACGCCGACTTCCTGGTGCGCAACGAAGCCCTGGCGCCGGAGCGGATCATCGGCGTGGAAACCGGCGGCTGCCCGCACACGGCGATCCGCGAAGACGCGTCGATCAATCTCGAAGCAGTGGACCAGTTGAACCGGCGCTTTCCCGGGCTGGACCTGATCCTGGTTGAATCCGGCGGCGATAACCTGTCGGCGACCTTCAGCCCGGAACTGTCCGACCTGACAATCTATGTGATCGACGTGTCCGCCGGCGACAAGCTGCCACGCAAGGGCGGACCGGGCATCTGCAAATCCGACTTGCTGGTGATCAACAAGATCGACCTGGCGCCGCTGGTGGGCGCCTCGCTGGAATTGATGAACAGCGACACCCAGCGGATGCGCAACGGCAAGCCTTTCGTGTTCAGCAACCAGAAAACCGGCCAGGGCCTGGAGGACATCATTGCCTTTATCGAGCGCCAGGGCCTGCTGACCGCCGCGTGA
- a CDS encoding urease accessory protein UreF, giving the protein MNPAWALLRLASPQLPIGGYSYSQGLEMAVDNGLVKTPDDARRWISDQMLLNLARFEAPLLLAHCTAAAANDWEALLRLCAEHRASRETRELYQESRQMGYSLQQLLVGLPELDSAARGFLERLSLEQLSLEQRSEPHLALGWALAARAWRIEPQDALAAWLWSWLENQLAVLMKTLPLGQQAAQRLTSELLPLLQQAQQIASTIDPEHYGSAAFGLSLACMAHERQYSRLFRS; this is encoded by the coding sequence ATGAATCCGGCCTGGGCGCTGCTGCGTCTGGCCAGTCCACAACTGCCGATCGGCGGCTACAGCTATTCACAAGGGCTGGAAATGGCCGTCGACAATGGCTTGGTCAAGACGCCTGACGATGCTCGCCGCTGGATCAGTGATCAAATGCTGCTGAACCTGGCGCGCTTCGAAGCGCCCTTGCTGCTGGCCCACTGCACCGCAGCCGCGGCCAACGATTGGGAGGCGCTGCTACGACTGTGCGCAGAACACCGCGCCAGCCGGGAAACCCGCGAGCTTTATCAAGAGAGTCGGCAAATGGGCTACTCGTTGCAGCAATTGCTCGTTGGCCTGCCGGAACTCGACAGCGCAGCACGGGGCTTTCTTGAACGGCTCAGTCTTGAACAGCTCAGCCTCGAACAGCGCAGCGAACCGCACCTGGCACTGGGCTGGGCCCTGGCCGCCCGCGCGTGGCGCATCGAGCCGCAGGATGCCCTCGCCGCCTGGCTCTGGAGCTGGCTGGAAAACCAACTGGCGGTGCTGATGAAGACCTTGCCGCTGGGCCAGCAAGCCGCCCAGCGCCTGACCAGCGAACTGTTGCCGTTGCTGCAGCAGGCCCAGCAGATCGCCTCGACCATCGACCCTGAACATTACGGCAGCGCCGCGTTTGGCCTGTCCCTGGCGTGCATGGCCCATGAACGCCAGTACAGCCGCCTGTTCCGTTCCTAG
- the ureE gene encoding urease accessory protein UreE, whose protein sequence is MLVIHRRIAAQSRWDAELHLTFDARSKSRLRCFSAEGEDVGLFLERGQPPLYDGECLQAEDERIVRVCARPEQLLHVTCASALELTRAAYHLGNRHVALQVGDGWLRLLDDYVLKAMLEQLGASVEAIEAPFQPEHGAYGGGHHHSRHGDEDFNYAPRLHQFGVRT, encoded by the coding sequence ATGCTGGTGATCCACCGCAGAATCGCCGCCCAATCGCGCTGGGACGCCGAGTTGCACCTGACCTTCGATGCCCGCAGTAAAAGCCGTCTGCGCTGTTTCAGTGCCGAGGGTGAAGATGTGGGTCTGTTTTTGGAGCGAGGTCAGCCGCCGCTTTACGACGGTGAATGCTTGCAAGCCGAAGATGAGCGCATCGTGCGCGTCTGCGCCCGCCCTGAACAGTTGCTGCACGTCACCTGTGCCAGTGCGTTAGAACTGACCCGCGCGGCTTACCACCTGGGTAATCGCCATGTGGCGCTGCAAGTGGGCGACGGCTGGCTGCGCCTGCTGGACGACTACGTGCTCAAGGCAATGCTTGAACAACTCGGCGCCAGCGTCGAGGCCATCGAAGCGCCGTTCCAGCCCGAACACGGCGCCTATGGTGGCGGTCATCACCATTCCCGGCACGGCGATGAAGATTTCAACTATGCCCCGCGCCTGCATCAGTTCGGCGTGCGCACATGA
- a CDS encoding DUF6124 family protein, whose translation MFKPSPNPPQNEHKSRVEKLEEKRLEDATNRALDYYLKPQPAPPPEPDKDQLFIVSPHIDTETLLANASEDLLSISTIAADLADDIDESRRCIALAISRMADGVQLLVERALDHLETKEMAAPGAKG comes from the coding sequence ATGTTCAAGCCGTCACCAAATCCACCGCAAAACGAACACAAATCCCGCGTCGAAAAACTCGAAGAAAAACGCCTCGAAGACGCCACCAACCGCGCCCTCGACTACTACCTGAAACCCCAGCCCGCCCCTCCGCCGGAACCCGACAAAGACCAGCTCTTCATCGTCTCCCCGCACATCGACACCGAAACCCTGCTCGCCAACGCCTCCGAAGACCTGCTGTCGATCAGCACCATCGCCGCCGACCTGGCCGACGACATCGACGAATCGCGCCGCTGCATCGCCCTGGCAATCAGCCGCATGGCCGATGGAGTTCAGTTGTTGGTCGAGCGGGCATTGGATCATCTGGAGACTAAGGAGATGGCGGCGCCTGGCGCCAAGGGATAA
- a CDS encoding TetR family transcriptional regulator codes for MLPRAEQKQQTRNALMDAARHLMECGRGFGSLSLREVAKAAGIVPTGFYRHFDDMDQLGLALVSEVGQTFRATIRLVRHNEFVMGGIIDASVRIFLDVVHANRSQFLFLAREQYGGSQPVRQAIARLREDISSDLTADLALMPKLQHLDLAGLNVMADLIVKSVFATLPDIIDPPAEALPEHLTPQAKITQQLRFIFIGLKHWRGLGSTE; via the coding sequence ATGCTGCCCCGCGCCGAACAGAAACAACAGACCCGAAATGCCCTGATGGACGCAGCCCGCCATTTGATGGAGTGCGGCAGGGGATTTGGCAGCCTGAGCCTGCGCGAAGTCGCCAAGGCGGCGGGCATCGTGCCCACCGGGTTCTATCGACACTTCGATGACATGGACCAACTGGGCCTGGCGCTCGTCAGTGAAGTCGGCCAGACCTTTCGCGCGACCATCCGGCTGGTGCGCCACAATGAATTCGTGATGGGCGGCATCATCGATGCGTCGGTGCGGATCTTTCTCGACGTGGTCCACGCCAACCGGTCACAGTTCCTGTTCCTGGCACGCGAGCAGTACGGTGGTTCACAGCCGGTACGCCAAGCCATCGCAAGACTGCGCGAGGACATCAGCTCGGACCTGACCGCCGACCTGGCGCTCATGCCGAAACTGCAGCACCTGGACCTGGCGGGGCTGAACGTGATGGCCGACCTCATCGTCAAAAGTGTCTTCGCGACGTTGCCGGACATCATCGACCCGCCCGCCGAAGCCCTGCCCGAACACCTCACCCCCCAAGCGAAGATTACCCAGCAATTGCGATTCATCTTCATTGGTCTCAAGCACTGGCGCGGGTTGGGCAGTACTGAATAA
- a CDS encoding AsmA family protein — MTRTSKILAWGLACLVVLLAVLVLFLALFDWNRIKPALNAKVSEELHRPFAINGNLAVVWRRELTEGGWRAWMPWPHVVAEDLTLGNPDWSKTPQMATLKRVELRVSPLALLAQRVAIPRIDLTEPNANLQRLADGRANWTFQFDPKDPQAEPSNWVVDIGAIGFDKGHVVLDDQTLKTRLDLLIDPLGKPIPFSDIVGEKTAKKVREQGAAPQDYAFAFKVDGQYHGQALSGSGKVGGLLALQDASQPFPLQAQAKIADTRIELAGTLTDPKNLGALDLRLKLAGNSLANLYPLTGVTLPDSPPYATDGRLIAKLHEPDGAQFRYEAFNGKIGDSDIHGDLAYAASQPRPKLSGALVSNQLLFSDLAPLIGADSNTEQKARGGASKQPSDKVLPVEEFRTERWSVMDADVEFTGKRIVHSEQLPFNDLYTHLVLNDGQLGLEPLRFGVAGGRLDAQIRLNGRTQPLEGRARLTARGFKLKQLFPGFEPMKTSFGELNGDADLSGRGNSVAALLGTSNGTLKMLINDGAISRELMELAGLNVGNYVVGKVFGDKEVKINCAAADFDIKTGLATTRLFVFDTENAIIYIDGTANMATEQLDLTITPESKGWRLISLRSPLYVRGTFAKPAAGVKAVPLMLRGAGMVALGVIAAPAAGLLALVAPSGGEPNQCAPLLQQMKEGKAPRTVKD, encoded by the coding sequence ATGACGCGCACCTCGAAAATCCTTGCTTGGGGCCTTGCCTGCCTCGTCGTTCTGCTGGCGGTGCTGGTGTTGTTCCTTGCATTGTTCGACTGGAACCGCATCAAGCCTGCGCTCAATGCCAAGGTGTCCGAGGAGTTGCATCGTCCGTTTGCAATCAATGGCAACCTGGCGGTGGTGTGGCGGCGCGAGCTAACCGAAGGCGGGTGGCGAGCGTGGATGCCCTGGCCCCATGTCGTGGCCGAGGACTTGACCTTGGGCAACCCGGACTGGTCGAAGACACCGCAAATGGCCACGCTCAAGCGCGTTGAATTGCGCGTTTCGCCCTTGGCCCTGCTGGCCCAAAGGGTGGCGATTCCGCGCATCGACCTGACTGAACCCAACGCCAATCTGCAGCGCCTGGCCGACGGGCGCGCCAACTGGACGTTTCAATTCGATCCGAAGGACCCACAGGCCGAGCCGTCCAATTGGGTGGTGGACATTGGCGCCATCGGTTTCGACAAGGGCCATGTCGTCCTTGATGACCAGACGCTCAAGACCCGGCTCGACCTGCTGATCGACCCGCTGGGCAAGCCGATTCCGTTCAGCGACATCGTGGGTGAGAAGACTGCTAAAAAAGTTCGGGAGCAGGGCGCGGCGCCGCAGGATTATGCCTTCGCCTTCAAGGTTGACGGGCAGTACCACGGCCAGGCGCTCAGCGGTTCCGGCAAGGTCGGCGGACTGCTGGCCTTGCAGGATGCATCGCAACCATTCCCATTGCAGGCCCAGGCAAAGATCGCCGATACCCGCATCGAACTGGCCGGCACTCTCACTGACCCGAAGAACCTCGGCGCCCTTGACCTGCGCTTGAAGCTGGCCGGCAACAGCCTGGCCAACCTTTATCCACTGACGGGCGTCACCCTGCCGGATTCGCCGCCCTACGCCACCGACGGTCGATTGATCGCCAAGCTCCACGAGCCGGACGGCGCGCAATTTCGCTATGAGGCGTTCAACGGCAAGATCGGCGACAGCGATATCCATGGCGACCTGGCCTATGCCGCCAGTCAGCCCCGGCCGAAACTCAGTGGCGCGCTGGTTTCGAACCAGTTGTTGTTCAGCGACCTGGCACCGCTGATCGGTGCTGACTCCAACACTGAACAAAAAGCCCGGGGCGGCGCCAGCAAGCAACCGTCCGACAAGGTGTTGCCGGTGGAGGAGTTCCGCACCGAACGCTGGAGCGTGATGGACGCCGACGTGGAGTTCACCGGCAAGCGCATTGTCCACAGCGAGCAGTTGCCCTTTAACGACCTCTACACGCACCTGGTGCTCAACGATGGTCAACTGGGCCTCGAGCCCCTGCGCTTTGGCGTAGCCGGTGGCCGGCTCGATGCGCAGATCCGCCTCAACGGCCGCACCCAGCCGCTCGAAGGGCGGGCGAGATTGACGGCGCGGGGCTTCAAGCTCAAGCAGCTATTCCCCGGCTTCGAGCCAATGAAAACCAGTTTCGGCGAGCTCAATGGCGACGCTGATCTCTCCGGGCGCGGCAACTCGGTGGCGGCCCTGCTGGGGACGTCCAATGGCACGCTGAAGATGCTCATCAATGATGGCGCTATCAGTCGGGAGTTGATGGAGCTGGCCGGACTCAACGTCGGCAATTACGTGGTAGGGAAAGTCTTTGGCGACAAGGAAGTGAAGATCAACTGCGCGGCGGCTGACTTCGACATCAAGACTGGCCTGGCGACCACGCGCCTGTTCGTATTCGACACTGAGAACGCAATTATCTATATCGACGGCACGGCGAACATGGCGACCGAGCAGTTGGACCTGACCATCACCCCCGAGTCCAAAGGCTGGCGGTTGATTTCCCTGCGCTCTCCGTTATACGTGCGGGGGACCTTCGCCAAGCCCGCTGCCGGGGTCAAGGCTGTGCCGCTGATGCTGCGCGGGGCGGGGATGGTGGCCTTGGGGGTCATCGCCGCCCCAGCGGCCGGGTTGCTGGCGTTGGTGGCGCCTAGCGGCGGCGAGCCGAACCAGTGCGCGCCGCTGCTGCAGCAGATGAAGGAAGGCAAGGCACCGAGGACGGTAAAGGACTGA